CTGTAAATGCTCACGCAAGCGCTGATTTTCAATTTCAAGGGTTGTATTTTTTTCGACTAACTCATGAAGTGCTTCTTTAATCTCTGATAATTGTCCCAAAGTTCCTTGTAGATCCGTCTCTAATGAACTCAGACCATCGTATAAAGAACGTTTATCCATTGTGATCACCTTTTTCGGCTTGAGCTTTTTCTGTTGCTTCTTTGATTTCTTCATAATCATATTCTACTGCGGTTTCACGTCCAACTAAACGGACTTTGATGATACGGCTCAATAAGTTCAATCCGACAACTCGACCTTTACCATCTGGTGTGATCACGTCTTTACCATAATCAGGTAATTCCTTTTTCGCTGCTTCGTATTCATCATTTTCATATTTCAAACAGCACATCAAGCGCCCACACAAACCAGAAATTTTTACAGGATTAAGTGATAGACCTTGATCTTTTGCCATTTTGATTGAAACAGGCATAAAGTCACCTAGAAAAGTTGAACAGCATAATTGTCTACCACAAGGTCCGATCCCACCTAAAATTTTCGCTTCATCTCGTACGCCGATTTGGCGTAATTCAATTCTTGTACGGAAAATGGCTGCCAAATCTTTGACCAATTCACGGAAGTCGATGCGACCATCTGCAGTAAAATAGAAAACCATTTTACTGCGGTCAAATGTATATTCAACACGAATCAATTTCATTTCTAATTCATGTGCTCTAATTTTTTCTTTGGCCACGCTTAATGCAGCTTGAGCATCATCAACGTTCTTTTGTTCTTTCTCTAAATCATTTTCTGATGCTTTATTTAAAATGGGCTTCAATTCTTCAGGTAAGTCTTCCGGATCCACTGTTTTTTTAGGTATCGCAACCGTGGCCAGTTGTTTAGACTGCTGTGATTCCACAAGTACTTTCTCATTATAAAAATACTCTGATTTTCCAGGAGCAAAATAATAGATATGACCTGCTTCGCGGAAGCGAACTCCTACTACTTCTACCATTTTCATCCTCCTATTTATGTTTTAGGGTGGATCATTCTTATCACTAATTGTTCACAAACACTTTGCCAACTGACATTGGCTTCCCATTTTTGGCGAGCTTGTAAAATTAGTTCCACTCGCCCAGCTTGTTGTTCCAGAATTCGTTTCAGCTGCTTTTGAGCCACACTTTCAGTTAGTTGTTTGCGAGAATAAGCAAGTAATAAATCAAAACTCAACGCTTGCTGGTCTTTTTCTTTAAACACTTTGATCATCTTTTTTTGGACATAGACAAAAGCTTGTAGATCATCTTTTATCATGTAGTCAAACCATTGTTGAGTAATTTCCCTAGCTTCATTAAACCATTCATCTTGAGAGATTTCAACTGCTTTGTCAAAACTATTTGTCAGTTCTATCAAAAGACTGGCAGTATTTTTATTGATTCCAGACTCTACTAAAGCATGGATCAATTTTTCCTTTACTAAAGGTTGAAAATGAAGAACTTGGCATCTTGATTGGATTGTTGGTAAAATTTTTGCTAAAGAGGTTGTCTCTAAAATCGCCAGTACTTTGCCTTCGGGTTCTTCTAAGAATTTTAACAAGCTATTTGCGGCGCCAATACTCATTTTATCTGCTTGTTCAATTAGGAAAACTTTTTGCGCAGTCTCTACACCACTTTTGCTAAATTCAGCTTTCAACGCTCTGATTTGATCAACTTTGATCGTTTGACCATCGGGTGTGACCCGCATCACGTCTGGGTGTTCATTATCATTGATCCGTAAACAATTATTGCATTGATTACAGGGATTATTATCCGTCAGATTTGTACAAAAAATATGTTTTGCCATCCACAAGCCAAATTCTTTTTTACCAGTTCCTGTATCGCCTTCAAAAAGATAAGCATGGGCAAGACGACCATGCTCAAAACTTTTTTGAAGTTGCTGGTAAAGCAACGGTTGTTGTTCATTTAAAACAGCTGCTTCATTCATTTTAATATTGATGGAACCCTTCAACTGGAAGAACAAACACTGTTGCTCCACCGACCTCGACCTCGACAGGATAAGGCACTTGTCCATCCATCGTAATATCTAGTGTTACAGGAGTTGACACATATTGTTTACGAGATTGACAGGTTTTTTTGATCAGTTCCAATGCTTCTTCGACACGGTCATCGTCGATCCCAACAATAAAGGTGCTATTTCCAGCTTTTAAAAAGCCACCCGTTGATGAAAGTTTTGTCGCACGGATATTGGCATCAATAAATTCATTGGCTAAACGGTTACTATCTTTATCTTGGACAATTGCTAAAATAATTTTCATATTCGGTCACCTTCCTAATTTCTAAAATATTCTGGATAACGATTTACGATTGCTTGGAAAGTTGCTTCGACAACATTTTCCAAACTCATTCTGGCATCAATTTTTGTGATTCTTTCTGGGTTTTCTTCTACTAATTTTAGATATTCATGGCGAACTCGTTGATGAAACTCAAGTCCTTCTGAATCCAATCGGTCGATTTGTTGTTGACGATGATTTTTGATACGATTCAATCCAGTATCAGAGTCTACATCCAAATAGATCGTAAAATCTGGTACAGTTCCTTCGATCGCAAATTCATTGATCGTAGCGATTGCTTCAACACCGATTCGTCGCCCTGCTCCTTGATATGCTAGCGAACTATCTACAAAACGATCACATAAAACAATCTTTCCTGCCTCCAATGCAGGTAACACCTTCTCCATCAAATGCTGACGTCTAGCCGCTGCATAAAGCAACGCTTCGGTCCGCTCATCCATTTCCTGATTTCTCGGATCTAAAATGATTTGACGAATCTTCTCAGCAATGGGAATCCCGCCAGGTTCTCTTGTCTTAATGATACTTCTTTCTGCTGCCAGATCCAGCCTTGGATATAATTCATTCAATACACTTGTTTTTCCTGCGCCATCTGGTCCTTCGATTGTTATAAAAATACCTTGCACTTTACTAATCCCCTAACTTACTTTGATTCCTTTTATCTATTATACTTTATCTGTCACAATCAGTCTAATTGAATTCCTTATTATTAAAAAATTCCTGATGAAAAAATAAAAATCATTTAAACTCTTTTACGTTGTCTAAAAGAACAACGGCTACAGCACTTAAAATAAGACTATCAACGAAATATGAATAGTTCTTAGAATTTTATCCTGCTTTGGGTAACGTTTTGGCTTTGAGTTGGTTAACTCTATTTTTTGCTAGAAGACTTTCACTACTTATAGAATTCGTTTCAACAAAATCGGTTTGCGAAAGTATTAGATCACGATGGTAAAATAATCTCACTTGAATTTGATAAAAACACGTTGAGGTTGCGAAAGAAAACTTGACTCTCAATGATGTAAACGTTTTAACAATTGTAGCTTCTGATAGCTTAGAGAAAATGGCAGCAAGCTAAGAACCTGCTTTCGATTTAATCTTTATCGATACGGATAAAGAAAACACTTCTGTTTGCTTGAAATACGTACTACAACTCGCTCTTCCTGTCACTATTATTATTGGCGATAAGGTTGTACGTGATGGTGCTGTTATTAATCAAAATAGTGCTGCTGGACGAGTTAATTGTTGAAAAATACAGGCTAAAAAAAGCTGTCAGTTATGTTGCCATTCCAATCTCTTTGGATAGCTCATAACTGATAGCTGCTTTTACTGTTTTAAAGTTCACGACGTCCTTCCACGGCCTTAAGCAACGTCACTTCATCGGCATATTCAATATCACTACCTACTGACAAGCCGTGTGCCAATCTGGTTACTACGATACCTGCTGGTTTAATCAAGCGAGATAAATACATAGCAGTCGCTTCACCTTCTGTCGTCGCGTTTGTTGCAATAATCACTTCTTTAACCTCATCATCATGCAAACGTTGAATTAACGAAGCAATATTGATATCTTCAGGTCCAGTTCCTTCCATTGGGGATAATACGCCATGAAGGACATGATATAAGCCATGGTATTCACGCATCTTTTCCATTGCCATAACATCTTTTGGTTCTTCTACAACCAAAATAATACTGCGATCTCTTGTTGTATCCTGACAAATTTCACAAGGATCTTCTTCTGTAATATTGCCACAAATACTACAAAAATGTAAATCGCGTTTCACACTAATCAATGCCTTAGCAAAAGCATTAACATCCTCTTCTTTCATATCTAGGGTATAAAAAGCTAAACGAACTGCCGTTTTTTGACCGATCCCTGGTAATTTCATATAGCTTTCAACTAATTTGGCGATGGGTTCTGGATAATGCATATTTCTCTAAACTTCCTTTCATATCAAGTGTTTGTAGTGCTTATTAATTCAGGCGGTAACAAAAACGGTAACAAAATTTCCTTTTAAACTAATATGAATCAAGAATATTAGTTTCGTGTTCAGGAAGTTTATCTAGATAATAACTCATTGTAGTTTTTGCACTCTCATGCCTTAGACGTTTTTGAATCGTTTTTAAATCAACCCCCATACTCAACAACCACATTGCGTGACTATCTCTGAAATCATGAATCTTTATTCTTTTAAGTTGATCATTTCTATTTTTTCCTTTATTGTATTTCTCTATAATTTGTTCTTCCCATAAAGTCCAATTTCTTGAAGAATACATTGTACCATCATACATGAAAATGTACTCCATTGCACCCACAGATTCTTGTAATTTTTTCCATTTTCTAAGCCATTCAACATTCTTGGGTGACAACTTCACCCAACCTTTACTACTAAATGTTTTAGCTCCATCTGAAACACTAGCAGTCCAGTTAAATTTATTTCTGTAATTCAATGTACTATTCACATAAATCATATTCTTTTCCCAATCAATATCTGACCACTTACGTGCCATTAATTCTCCTACACGTAGCCCTGAAAAAAAAAGAGTATAGAAGCCAGCTTTCTTCATTACATCTAGATATTTTGTTTCACTAATTAATGAGAAGAAAGTATTGAATTCATCAATAGTCCAATATGAGATTTCTCTCTTAGCTCGTACTTTCATTTTTTTCACTCTTCTAGCATAATTTACTTCAACCAATTCCCTTTCAACAGCCAAGTCAAAAACTTGATATACACCTGATAAAATGTGGTTAATATACCCAGACGATATTGGTTTTTCATACTGAGAATTCAAATTTTGAAGATAATCTTTAAATAGAGCTATATCACGTTGCTTTATATCACATATATTTTTCCCTTGAAAATATTGAAAATATTTACAATACATTTTATACCTGTTTCTAAATGTACTATCTTTTAATGTTCTTTTAAAATGAGGAACTGCAACACTTTCAAAAAATTCATAAAAATCAATACTTTCGCTTTTTTCAAAATTATTAATGTTATACTTAACTTTTTCTAATGCTTCATTTAAAGCATATTTAGCTTCACTTGCAGAATTAAATCCTTCTTCTTTTATCCACAATTTCCCAAGCGAATTTCCTTTTTTTAACCGCTTCTTATAATACCACTTCTTTGTCTTTTTATGTTTATAAACATTTGCAATTTTAGCCATTTTCCAGCTCCATTCCCAACAACCTTTCCACAGCATATATAGGAACTCGTTGTACTTTTCGTCCTGAATAAAAATCACACTTTTTTCCCTAACCATGTAAATTTTTGCATTCTGAAAAATACGTTGTGCTTGAGCTGAATTAAAACCACGACTTTCAATTTCTTTCTTAGTTATAGTTTCCATTTTAACACACTCCCAACATCTAAAAAAAATCATTACTTTATTATTTCGTTATCTGCTTCTCTTAATCATAAGACAAACAAAAACTCCCACCACAAAAAGTGGCAGAAGTTCTATTTTTTCAAAGCTAATAAATCACTCAATAAAATCTCCTAATTATCATTTAATATTCTTGCTTCACTGTATTGTATGTCATTTCTGATATTTTACTTCCAGTTACTTTAACTAGTAACAAAAACCTCACTTCCGAACCATTCTGCTGACAGTTTAATAGAATAGCATATTGATCCTGTTCTCCATCAATCGGCTGATAAATACTAACAACTTCACCTCTTGAAGCCAGCATAACCGCAGAATCAAAGTTAACTCCATTCGTTTTAATACATTTATCTGTCATAACTTTTTTTAATTTACCGTTTCGATCATTGATACTATCAAAGTTCGCATATGCTTCACCAAAATCATTTAGCAACTTTTTAATGTCTACTGATTCTTTTTTACTATTTACACTAGAATCTTTTGTCTCTTTTGGTTCACTACTTAAATGGAAAGCATTTTCTGTTCCCTCAACTTGTTTCATTTCTAAAGTAGCTGTTTCTGTTGTTTTTACTTCTTTTTTTTCTTGCTTACATGCTGTTAAACCAGCTATAAATAGAACTGCCACAAAAGATAGCATAATTTTTTTCATTATCCGTCCCCCTTATTTCTTTGCTACTCGTTGAACTTCTTTTGCATATACAATTTTCGGACTAAAACCTTCTGAGAATTTAACTCGATATTCCTTACTTCTTACCGCTACCAAATAACCATCCTCAAACTTTCTAGCAACAAACTCATTTTTATTACACTTAAATTTTACACATATCTCTTTTACTTGTTTTCTCGTTAACACCTTTGGCTTTCCAAACATAATTTCCTCCTATTTTTTCCTTACAATACTTGTTACGTTGGGGAAATTTACACCCCATGTAAGATCATATTTTGCACGAATTCTTCCTTGACCCGAATTTTGCTCATACGTAGTAAATTTATTCTCACCTGATACACTAGCGATAATTCCCGTGTGACCATAAATACTGGTTGCACCACCGCCTTGCCCCCAATTGATAATATCTCCAGCTTTGATATCAGAATAACTAGGATTGTGTATAACCATCCATCCGTTACTTTCCCAAGCATAACTAGAGCCAATTAACGAAGCACTAACTGTTTCACCTATATTTCCTGAAATACCATTGGGACTTCCAGCGCCTAAATGAATCCCTGTATTAAAACTATCAACATAAAAACTTGTTAGTCCGTAACATTCACCGTTATACACTTGTTGTCCCATTTGTGTTTCCAAAACATCAATTTTGCCACCGCCAACATTTGCCGAACCGCCACCTTGACTGCCCTTAGAAAGGCGATTATACCAATTATTGGCACTTGTCTTTCGTTGTGCTTGTTGCATTGGATTATCTTTAGTCCCAGCTCGTTCCCAATATTTTAATATATCAATTGATTTTAGCAATTCTAAACTAATAAAATCAAAACTTTCTGACCCAGCCTATCTAAGTAAACAAAAAGAACGTTATGAAGATATTAGAAAACTTCTATCATCATTCAACGTTCCTGATACTCCCGAATCAAGGGAAGCATTATTATTTTTTATGTTTGAACTAAAAGAAAAATCTTAATCTTCATTAGAAATAACTAAACAAAAAGCTTCTTCAAGGGTTATATCTAGTTCTTTACTAAACTTTTCTAATAGTAACAGCAATTCTTTGTCTTTTATCTCCAAATCCAACACTCCATTTTTTTGGATTCGAGACTACTCAATAGAAATATGTATACAAAATCTGCACTACAATTAGTTAAATTTTAACAAATTGTCAAATACTAATGAAATATCTTAAATACTTTGATATACTCAATAGTTGTAGCAGTCTGCTACAAAATAAGAGTAGCGCACCAAAGCCCTAAACTTTAGTGCCTGTCTTTAACGTTTGACATAGGCTGGTAACCTATGGATGTTAAAGACAGCTCTTTTTTTATACGCTTTTTACTTACACTTGAATTATGACTTAAATTTTAAATTGTTTATTATCCACCTACTGTAACAACGAAAATTGATATTAAACTTGAAACTGCAACTAATAATTCCATTCCAAAACCTCCTATCTAAATATTCTAAAGATTTGATTCACATGTGATTCTCACCTACAAGACAAGATTACCAGACATTTAGAAAATTGAAAACCACTTTTATTAAGATTTGATTATATGACAAAAAGTAATTACTTATTTTACATAAATAGAAAAAATTATAAAATTACAGACGTTTTATTTGTTATAATGACAAAAGAAAG
The DNA window shown above is from Enterococcus sp. 12C11_DIV0727 and carries:
- a CDS encoding PSP1 domain-containing protein, whose product is MVEVVGVRFREAGHIYYFAPGKSEYFYNEKVLVESQQSKQLATVAIPKKTVDPEDLPEELKPILNKASENDLEKEQKNVDDAQAALSVAKEKIRAHELEMKLIRVEYTFDRSKMVFYFTADGRIDFRELVKDLAAIFRTRIELRQIGVRDEAKILGGIGPCGRQLCCSTFLGDFMPVSIKMAKDQGLSLNPVKISGLCGRLMCCLKYENDEYEAAKKELPDYGKDVITPDGKGRVVGLNLLSRIIKVRLVGRETAVEYDYEEIKEATEKAQAEKGDHNG
- the holB gene encoding DNA polymerase III subunit delta', which gives rise to MNEAAVLNEQQPLLYQQLQKSFEHGRLAHAYLFEGDTGTGKKEFGLWMAKHIFCTNLTDNNPCNQCNNCLRINDNEHPDVMRVTPDGQTIKVDQIRALKAEFSKSGVETAQKVFLIEQADKMSIGAANSLLKFLEEPEGKVLAILETTSLAKILPTIQSRCQVLHFQPLVKEKLIHALVESGINKNTASLLIELTNSFDKAVEISQDEWFNEAREITQQWFDYMIKDDLQAFVYVQKKMIKVFKEKDQQALSFDLLLAYSRKQLTESVAQKQLKRILEQQAGRVELILQARQKWEANVSWQSVCEQLVIRMIHPKT
- a CDS encoding EF0163 family protein gives rise to the protein MKKIMLSFVAVLFIAGLTACKQEKKEVKTTETATLEMKQVEGTENAFHLSSEPKETKDSSVNSKKESVDIKKLLNDFGEAYANFDSINDRNGKLKKVMTDKCIKTNGVNFDSAVMLASRGEVVSIYQPIDGEQDQYAILLNCQQNGSEVRFLLLVKVTGSKISEMTYNTVKQEY
- the tmk gene encoding dTMP kinase: MQGIFITIEGPDGAGKTSVLNELYPRLDLAAERSIIKTREPGGIPIAEKIRQIILDPRNQEMDERTEALLYAAARRQHLMEKVLPALEAGKIVLCDRFVDSSLAYQGAGRRIGVEAIATINEFAIEGTVPDFTIYLDVDSDTGLNRIKNHRQQQIDRLDSEGLEFHQRVRHEYLKLVEENPERITKIDARMSLENVVEATFQAIVNRYPEYFRN
- the recR gene encoding recombination mediator RecR, which gives rise to MHYPEPIAKLVESYMKLPGIGQKTAVRLAFYTLDMKEEDVNAFAKALISVKRDLHFCSICGNITEEDPCEICQDTTRDRSIILVVEEPKDVMAMEKMREYHGLYHVLHGVLSPMEGTGPEDINIASLIQRLHDDEVKEVIIATNATTEGEATAMYLSRLIKPAGIVVTRLAHGLSVGSDIEYADEVTLLKAVEGRREL
- a CDS encoding cyclic-di-AMP receptor is translated as MKIILAIVQDKDSNRLANEFIDANIRATKLSSTGGFLKAGNSTFIVGIDDDRVEEALELIKKTCQSRKQYVSTPVTLDITMDGQVPYPVEVEVGGATVFVLPVEGFHQY
- a CDS encoding tyrosine-type recombinase/integrase, encoding METITKKEIESRGFNSAQAQRIFQNAKIYMVREKSVIFIQDEKYNEFLYMLWKGCWEWSWKMAKIANVYKHKKTKKWYYKKRLKKGNSLGKLWIKEEGFNSASEAKYALNEALEKVKYNINNFEKSESIDFYEFFESVAVPHFKRTLKDSTFRNRYKMYCKYFQYFQGKNICDIKQRDIALFKDYLQNLNSQYEKPISSGYINHILSGVYQVFDLAVERELVEVNYARRVKKMKVRAKREISYWTIDEFNTFFSLISETKYLDVMKKAGFYTLFFSGLRVGELMARKWSDIDWEKNMIYVNSTLNYRNKFNWTASVSDGAKTFSSKGWVKLSPKNVEWLRKWKKLQESVGAMEYIFMYDGTMYSSRNWTLWEEQIIEKYNKGKNRNDQLKRIKIHDFRDSHAMWLLSMGVDLKTIQKRLRHESAKTTMSYYLDKLPEHETNILDSY